A region from the Nocardioides coralli genome encodes:
- a CDS encoding DUF4153 domain-containing protein, with translation MTPASPGPLDAVSSIKVKLGALVAASVVVAAVVGAAGSRAGVPLLLALPVAVALALGVTQLLAAGMVAPLREMTVVAQRMARGDYAGRVRTQATDEVGRLAAAFNRMAADLATVDRERRELVATVSHEIRTPLAALTAVLENLADGVVAPDRPHLQDALEQAERLGALVSDLLELSRLDAGATRLDLGPVLLHELVAQSLQQVAASGRDVGYDVQVPEKLSVTGDALRLRQLLTNSLDNAARHGPAGSTVRITAGEESGRWWLEVADDGPGVAPADRERVFDRFGTVTDTHGGGTGLGLAIARWVATLHGGTLRFVDPPGGSDGARLRLELPAEPAPSPTEETLMTTTASPADPVPVAAPAAPLLDTLFGRFWPEPPGLRGPLAITGAAVVGVLGGALLTFRPPGLAWLLVLLAALVTAWSVARHRSSGFARLCSILAALLVLPVVLRAGDWMVPLCLAVAAAVFLVGVTSARGLPGMVIAWLAWPLASLRGLPWFGRRLRLVGTGGRTPAVVRTVAWSALGVSVFVVLFASADALFASWVDALLPSLTLGDVVVRGFVAVLVFGLTLAAAYVALNPPRTDLVSTAGARPLANRFEWLAPVLLVDAVFVAFLAAQATAVFGGHAYLERTTGLTYADYVHEGFGQLTVATALTLLVVWVAARRAGRSPADRRWLLASLGTLCCLTLVVVASALHRMHVYQEAYGFTRLRLLVDAFEGWLGLLVLAVMVAGTLRLGRWLPRFALVSGAATVLALAVLNPDAWIAERNIDRWEETGRLDVFYLSQLSGDATPVIAERLPRPLAACAVAGFGVPPGENVLDWNLGRERARAALASIGPDPTAPCPEVVGED, from the coding sequence ATGACACCCGCCTCGCCAGGTCCGCTCGACGCGGTCAGCAGCATCAAGGTCAAGCTCGGAGCCCTGGTGGCCGCCTCGGTCGTCGTGGCCGCGGTGGTCGGCGCCGCGGGGTCCCGGGCCGGCGTACCGCTGCTGCTGGCGTTGCCGGTGGCCGTGGCGCTCGCCCTGGGCGTGACCCAGCTGCTCGCCGCAGGCATGGTGGCGCCGCTGCGGGAGATGACGGTGGTGGCGCAGCGCATGGCTCGTGGCGACTACGCCGGCCGTGTGCGGACCCAGGCCACCGACGAGGTCGGCCGGCTCGCCGCGGCGTTCAACCGGATGGCGGCGGACCTCGCGACCGTCGACCGGGAGCGGCGGGAGCTGGTGGCGACCGTGTCCCACGAGATCCGCACGCCCCTCGCGGCGCTCACGGCGGTGCTCGAGAACCTCGCCGACGGGGTCGTCGCGCCGGACCGCCCGCACCTGCAGGACGCCCTCGAGCAGGCGGAGCGGCTCGGTGCGCTGGTCTCCGACCTGCTGGAGCTCTCCCGCCTCGATGCCGGCGCCACCCGGCTGGACCTCGGTCCCGTGCTGCTCCACGAGCTGGTCGCGCAGAGCCTGCAGCAGGTGGCCGCCTCCGGTCGCGACGTCGGCTACGACGTGCAGGTGCCCGAGAAGCTCTCGGTGACCGGGGACGCGCTGCGGCTGCGGCAGCTGCTCACCAACTCCCTGGACAACGCGGCTCGCCACGGCCCCGCCGGGTCGACGGTCCGGATCACCGCAGGTGAGGAGTCGGGCCGGTGGTGGCTCGAGGTCGCCGACGACGGTCCCGGCGTCGCGCCAGCCGACCGCGAGCGCGTCTTCGACCGCTTCGGCACGGTGACCGACACCCACGGCGGGGGGACGGGTCTCGGTCTGGCCATCGCCCGCTGGGTCGCGACCCTGCACGGCGGCACCCTCCGCTTCGTCGACCCGCCCGGGGGATCGGACGGCGCACGACTCCGCCTCGAGCTGCCCGCCGAGCCCGCCCCCAGCCCGACCGAGGAGACGCTCATGACCACGACCGCCAGCCCTGCCGATCCCGTACCGGTCGCGGCACCGGCCGCACCGCTGCTGGACACGCTCTTCGGCCGCTTCTGGCCCGAGCCGCCCGGACTGCGCGGACCGTTGGCGATCACCGGTGCAGCCGTGGTGGGGGTTCTTGGTGGGGCCCTGCTCACCTTCCGGCCTCCCGGCCTGGCCTGGCTGCTCGTGCTGCTGGCCGCTCTCGTGACCGCGTGGTCGGTGGCACGACACCGGAGCAGCGGGTTCGCCCGGCTCTGCTCGATCCTGGCCGCGCTCCTCGTGCTCCCCGTCGTCCTGCGCGCCGGGGACTGGATGGTCCCGCTCTGCCTGGCAGTGGCCGCCGCCGTGTTCCTCGTCGGCGTCACCAGCGCCCGTGGCCTGCCGGGCATGGTGATCGCCTGGCTCGCCTGGCCGCTCGCCTCCCTGCGGGGCCTGCCCTGGTTCGGACGCCGCCTCCGACTGGTCGGCACCGGCGGTCGCACGCCCGCAGTGGTACGCACCGTGGCCTGGTCGGCCCTCGGCGTGAGCGTCTTCGTGGTCCTGTTCGCCTCCGCCGACGCGCTCTTCGCGAGCTGGGTGGACGCCCTGCTGCCGTCCCTCACGCTGGGTGACGTGGTGGTCCGCGGCTTCGTGGCCGTCCTCGTCTTCGGCCTCACCCTCGCCGCGGCGTACGTCGCCCTCAACCCGCCCCGCACCGACCTGGTGTCCACCGCTGGCGCGCGCCCGCTGGCCAACCGGTTCGAGTGGCTCGCGCCGGTGCTGCTCGTCGACGCCGTGTTCGTGGCGTTCCTGGCAGCGCAGGCCACGGCTGTCTTCGGTGGCCACGCCTACCTCGAGCGCACCACCGGGCTGACCTATGCCGACTACGTCCACGAGGGCTTCGGGCAGCTGACGGTCGCCACCGCGCTCACGCTGCTGGTGGTCTGGGTGGCGGCCCGCCGGGCGGGCAGGTCGCCGGCGGACCGGCGCTGGCTGCTCGCTTCCCTCGGCACCCTCTGCTGCCTGACGCTGGTCGTCGTCGCGTCCGCGCTCCACCGGATGCACGTCTACCAGGAGGCCTACGGCTTCACCCGGCTGCGGCTGCTGGTCGACGCCTTCGAGGGATGGCTGGGGCTGCTCGTGCTGGCCGTGATGGTGGCGGGAACGCTCCGGCTCGGCCGGTGGCTGCCCCGGTTCGCGCTGGTGTCGGGGGCGGCGACCGTCCTCGCGCTGGCGGTCCTCAACCCCGACGCCTGGATCGCCGAGCGGAACATCGACCGGTGGGAGGAGACCGGTCGGCTGGACGTCTTCTACCTCTCCCAGCTCTCCGGTGACGCCACCCCGGTCATCGCCGAACGGCTCCCTCGGCCGCTGGCCGCGTGCGCCGTCGCCGGCTTCGGCGTGCCCCCGGGCGAAAACGTCCTCGACTGGAACCTCGGACGGGAGCGGGCTCGAGCCGCGCTGGCCAGCATCGGACCGGATCCGACGGCGCCGTGCCCCGAGGTCGTGGGCGAGGACTGA
- the pheS gene encoding phenylalanine--tRNA ligase subunit alpha, with protein MSGPNTDYDPVQVTPLDEENVAAMRDAAIAAIEAAADLAELKQVRLEHAGDRSPLALANREIGALPPQARKEAGQRVGQARGAVNQALAARTAVLEAEHEERMLVEETVDVTLPVDRARRGSRHPLTTGSELIEDIFVAMGWEVAEGPVVEAEWLNFDALNLGPDHPARTMQDTFWTEPADHHLVLRTHTSPVQARTMLTRTPPIYVICPGRVFRTDEYDATHSPMFHQVEGLVVDEGISMAHLKGSLDHFAARMFGEGIATRFRPSYFPFTEPSAEVDLRCFVCRGVDAEDCRTCKGEGWIEWGGCGVVNPRVLTACGVDSERYTGFAFGMGIDRTLMFRTGAADLRDFFEGDVRFSADFGTEL; from the coding sequence ATGTCCGGCCCCAACACCGACTACGACCCCGTCCAGGTGACCCCCCTGGACGAGGAGAACGTCGCCGCGATGCGCGACGCGGCGATCGCCGCCATCGAGGCTGCCGCCGACCTCGCGGAGCTGAAGCAGGTCCGGCTCGAGCACGCCGGTGACCGGTCGCCGCTGGCGCTGGCCAACCGCGAGATCGGGGCACTGCCCCCTCAGGCCCGCAAGGAGGCCGGGCAGCGGGTGGGCCAGGCGCGGGGAGCGGTCAACCAGGCGCTGGCCGCGCGCACCGCCGTCCTCGAGGCCGAGCACGAGGAGCGCATGCTCGTCGAGGAGACCGTCGACGTCACGCTGCCCGTCGACCGGGCCCGCCGCGGCAGCCGCCACCCGCTGACGACGGGGTCCGAGCTGATCGAGGACATCTTCGTGGCCATGGGCTGGGAGGTCGCCGAGGGACCGGTCGTCGAGGCGGAGTGGCTCAACTTCGACGCCCTCAACCTCGGGCCGGACCACCCGGCACGCACCATGCAGGACACCTTCTGGACCGAGCCGGCCGACCACCACCTCGTGCTGCGCACCCACACCTCGCCGGTGCAGGCGAGGACGATGCTGACGCGCACCCCGCCGATCTACGTGATCTGCCCCGGGCGGGTCTTCCGCACCGACGAGTACGACGCCACCCACAGCCCGATGTTCCACCAGGTCGAGGGGCTGGTGGTCGACGAGGGCATCTCGATGGCCCACCTGAAGGGGAGCCTCGACCACTTCGCGGCGCGGATGTTCGGCGAGGGGATCGCGACCCGGTTCCGCCCGTCGTACTTCCCCTTCACCGAGCCCTCCGCCGAGGTGGACCTCCGGTGCTTCGTGTGTCGGGGCGTCGACGCCGAGGACTGCCGCACCTGCAAGGGCGAGGGCTGGATCGAGTGGGGTGGCTGCGGGGTGGTGAACCCGCGGGTGCTGACCGCCTGCGGTGTCGACAGCGAGCGCTACACCGGGTTCGCGTTCGGGATGGGCATCGACCGCACGCTGATGTTCCGGACCGGCGCGGCCGACCTGCGCGACTTCTTCGAGGGCGACGTCCGCTTCTCGGCCGACTTCGGAACGGAGCTCTGA